The genomic interval GCATTTCGAGGGAGGCGGACGCGCGGACACCTGGGGCAATCTCGACCTGCCGACTGGACGTCGCGGCCGGTATCACGTCCGAAAAGCTCCGGAGATGGAGTCGCCTCCGAGACGAGGCGACCTTATCGGCATCAAGATTACGCAGGATCTGCTGTCAGATGGCTCCGAGATCCAGATCGGAGTGATGCCGCCGGACAGCCTTTCCACCTTTAGACACGAGGCTGATGTGGTGGTTCGTAGTGACGCCGTATTCCCCGCCGGGATCAGGAGCGTCCCGGTGATCACGATCACGCCTTCGAATCGCGCCTTCGCCGGCGTGGTCGATCGGCTAAAGCGGGCACGACCCCTGGGAGTCACGGTGATCAATAGACCAGAGGGCCCCTTGCTTACGGTTATGGGCCAACGAGCCGGCTACGTCATCGCCAATGATCCGGCGATGTCCCAGGTTTGGGAGCGGAATCTCAAGGAGTCGGACGGAGCTCACGTGCTGATGGTGAGCGACGGCGTGACGAACATCGAGGAGCCCGACCCCGACCGGCCAGGCCTCGGGCGACCCGGACACGTCTACGGACTCTTCGAGTGCGTCCTCCGCGGCGGGATGACGTAGGCGGCCTTCACGGTCGCACAAGCAAACGAGGCCGGTCCTCGGGCCGGCCTCGCTCTCGCTGACGAACGACTAATGAACGGCGGCGACCGCCGGGATCTCGTGCTCCACGACCTCGAACGGCCTGGGCTGCGCCTCGCCCGTCGAGATCTCCTTTAGCCTGCTCAGAGCATCCTTGAGGTAGCGGCTCTCGCTCTTCCTCATAGCGTCGTCCGAGTCCCAGAAGCTGATGGCAGCCATCTTGCTGTCGTCAGTCAGGGCACCGTACCAGGCAACAAAGCCCGGCTCGTTGCGGGCGGCGCGCGCCACGTCTTGAGCCAATCGGACGGCCTGCGCCTCGGCATCTTTGCGGATGCCCGAGATGGTCAGGCGAGCTGCCTTGGGAGTCTTGTGCGTCTCCTCCTGCGCCTTCACCTCGGCCACGTGCCGAGTGGTCGGCTTGGTGAGGACGTCCTTCAGCTTGGCCACTTGCTCCTGGTAGTAGCCGCTGGCCTCGTTCGCAAGCAGCGCCTCCTTCGACTCCCACAGACTCAAAAAGACGGCCTCCCCCTTGGGGTCAAGGCAGAAGCTCACGCCTTTGAAGCCCTTCTGCTTTCTCGCAGCGGTGAAGATCGACGTGGCGATAATCTCCGCCTGCTCTCGTTTCTTCGGGTCGATCGTGCCTTCCGTGAATCGTGCGTACATCAGGAGCACCTCCACACACGTCCGAACATGACGATCAGTTCGGATCACGTGACGGGCTGACTTTCCGCCAGATTGCGGGGTGGGCCTCGCCGAGCGTGCCCACTGGCATTCCCTGGCTCGCAAGGCTGGCTGAGGGGGAAAACCGACGGTACAGGAACGTCCATCCCATGTAGGGCCCTGGTTTACCAGGAGGCCCCTGGGCCGCCGGTTTCTAACCTCAGTATGTTCCTATTGGAGGCCCCGTGCGGGTCGAGTTTACGGACCCGTGGATCGACTTCCTGGCATCAGTCGCGCAGGGTGGCACGCGAGAGGTCACGGATCGACACAATTCCGGCCACATTCTCGCGTTCCATCACAGGGAGGTGCCGGAAGTTCCCGGCCAGCATGATTTCCAGAGCTTGCTCAACAGATGCTTCGGGGCCCACCGTGACGGGGCTTCGGGTCATCCATTGAGCTACCGGCTGGCTCGATGACGAAACGTCGTGGGACATCGCTCGGACCAGATCCCGCTCGGTGAAGATTCCTTCCAGTCTCTCTTTCTCCATCACGAGAACCGCGCCCACTCCCTGCATCCCCATGACGGTCACCGCCGCTGCAACAGAGGTTGAGGGCTCCACCGTGATCAGCTCCGCGGTCATAACCTCGCGAACGGCGGTCATCTGTGCCTGCTGCCATTATGCGAGCAGTCAGGGGCGCCCGACGCGTCGGCCGAGCCTACGGCGAGTCGTAGAGCAGCCGCGCCCACTCGTCCCCGGAGAAATCGAGGTGTAGTCCGCGGAAGGGTCCGAGGCCACCAACGGTGACAGGGATCTCGCGAGGCATGCGACGCCGGATTCGCGGGTCGAGGAGGATGCGCCGGCCGGCCACCGCGCCGATGTCGACAAGCTCGGACCGTTCATCGCCTCGCCGGCTCCGACGGAGCCGCAGGTCACGGATGTGACCTCCGCCTCAACAGCGCGTGTCGCTGTAGGCGATGACGAGTGCATCCTGGTTGG from Candidatus Dormiibacterota bacterium carries:
- a CDS encoding CBS domain-containing protein; this translates as MTAELITVEPSTSVAAAVTVMGMQGVGAVLVMEKERLEGIFTERDLVRAMSHDVSSSSQPVAQWMTRSPVTVGPEASVEQALEIMLAGNFRHLPVMERENVAGIVSIRDLSRATLRD